Proteins from one Phyllobacterium zundukense genomic window:
- a CDS encoding RsmB/NOP family class I SAM-dependent RNA methyltransferase — protein MRLGGRLQAAIEVLDDIENRKRPASDALKDWGLSHRFAGAGDRAVIGNIVYDALRRKLSLAWRMDSDAARHIAFGVLLSDAELDIEDINTALEGDKFAPEPLEAERMAVWGERDFGSAPDHIRADVPEWCIPHFQAIFGDRWVEEAAALSDRPPVDLRVNTLKADRDKVLKELARAGANPAPLLETAVRVPPLRAMGRHPNVQAEPAFQRGLFEVQDLGSQLAAKLSNAKAGEQVLDYCAGAGGKTLALAAEMGNKGQIHAYDAERARLAPIFDRLKRAGVRNAQAHANIGDLAPLEGQMDMVLVDAPCTGSGTWRRRPDAKWRLSDQQLERREVEQRQVLDAAKAYVKPGGRLVYITCSLFAPENGDQVAAFLEANSEYSAVDTQPLWEQAVSKESGLKPLFNDGTTILSPLSTSTDGFFISVLRREK, from the coding sequence ATGCGACTTGGTGGACGCCTGCAGGCGGCAATCGAAGTTCTGGACGATATTGAAAATCGCAAGCGGCCGGCTTCCGACGCCTTGAAGGATTGGGGATTATCGCATCGCTTTGCCGGTGCGGGCGATCGCGCGGTCATCGGCAATATAGTCTATGACGCCCTCAGGCGGAAACTGTCGCTTGCCTGGCGCATGGATAGCGATGCAGCGCGTCATATCGCCTTTGGTGTTCTGCTTTCCGATGCGGAACTCGACATCGAGGATATCAATACCGCCCTCGAAGGCGATAAATTCGCGCCAGAACCGCTGGAAGCCGAACGCATGGCGGTCTGGGGTGAACGCGATTTCGGCTCCGCGCCAGATCATATTCGCGCCGATGTTCCGGAATGGTGCATTCCACATTTCCAGGCAATCTTCGGCGACAGATGGGTCGAGGAAGCGGCAGCCCTCAGCGACCGCCCGCCGGTCGATCTGCGGGTCAATACGCTGAAAGCCGATAGAGACAAGGTCTTGAAGGAACTCGCGCGTGCCGGTGCCAATCCCGCACCCTTGCTCGAAACTGCCGTACGTGTCCCGCCTTTGCGCGCTATGGGCCGCCACCCGAACGTTCAGGCGGAACCCGCCTTCCAGCGCGGCCTGTTCGAAGTGCAGGATCTGGGTTCGCAGCTTGCGGCGAAACTCTCAAACGCCAAGGCCGGCGAACAGGTGCTCGATTACTGCGCCGGTGCCGGCGGCAAAACCTTGGCGCTGGCGGCAGAGATGGGCAACAAGGGCCAGATCCATGCCTATGATGCCGAGCGCGCCCGCCTTGCACCCATTTTCGACCGGCTTAAGCGGGCAGGGGTGCGCAACGCGCAGGCTCATGCCAATATCGGCGATCTTGCCCCGCTCGAAGGCCAGATGGATATGGTTCTGGTCGATGCGCCTTGCACCGGTTCCGGCACATGGCGGCGCAGGCCCGACGCCAAGTGGCGCCTCAGCGACCAGCAACTCGAACGCCGCGAAGTGGAGCAGCGCCAGGTTTTGGATGCGGCGAAGGCTTACGTGAAACCCGGCGGCCGGCTGGTCTACATCACCTGTTCGCTGTTCGCGCCAGAAAACGGCGATCAGGTCGCAGCATTTCTTGAAGCCAACAGCGAATACAGTGCCGTCGATACGCAGCCTTTATGGGAGCAGGCAGTCTCCAAAGAGTCGGGATTGAAGCCGCTGTTTAACGACGGGACAACCATCCTTTCCCCATTATCCACGTCAACCGATGGCTTCTTCATTTCAGTTCTCAGGCGAGAAAAATAA
- the katA gene encoding catalase KatA yields MADRPTLTTTAGAPVSDNQNSRTAGERGPVLMDDYQLLEKLAHQNRERIPERVVHAKGWGAFGILKITGDISRYTKAKALQPGTETPLLLRFSTVAGELGAADAERDVRGFALKFYTSEGNWDLVGNNTPVFFVRDPLKFPDFIHTQKRHPRTNMRSTTAMWDFWSLSPESLHQVTILMSDRGLPVAPMYMNGYGSHTYSFWNDASERFWVKFHFKTQQGHKFYTNAEAEALIGKSRETYQEELFGGIERGEFPKWTVQVQIMTEAQADQTSYNPFDLTKVWPHGEFPPLEIGVMELNRNADNYFAEIEQAAFSPSNVVPGIGHSPDKMLQARVFSYADAHRYRLGTHYEALPVNQPKCPVHHYHKDGQMNFFGQKTGNVDAYYEPNSFSGAAEQPSAKEPPLKLLGDADRYNHRLGNDDYGQVTALFNLFDAGQRSRLFSNIAAAMDGVPGEIIERQLVHFQRVHPAYEAGVRAALKEAHGYEASAISQEEKGVAAE; encoded by the coding sequence ATGGCTGACCGTCCAACATTGACGACAACCGCCGGTGCACCGGTATCCGACAACCAGAACTCCAGAACCGCCGGCGAGCGCGGTCCTGTTCTGATGGACGATTATCAGCTCCTGGAAAAGCTCGCGCATCAGAATCGCGAGCGCATCCCTGAGCGTGTCGTTCACGCCAAGGGCTGGGGTGCGTTCGGCATACTAAAAATCACTGGCGACATTTCCAGATACACCAAGGCGAAGGCTTTGCAGCCCGGCACCGAGACGCCGCTGCTTCTGCGTTTCTCCACAGTGGCTGGTGAACTTGGTGCTGCCGATGCCGAGCGTGACGTACGCGGCTTTGCGCTGAAGTTCTACACCAGCGAAGGCAACTGGGATCTCGTCGGTAACAACACGCCGGTCTTCTTCGTCCGCGATCCGCTGAAGTTCCCCGATTTCATCCACACGCAGAAGCGTCATCCGCGCACCAATATGCGTTCCACCACAGCCATGTGGGATTTCTGGTCGCTGTCGCCGGAAAGCCTGCATCAGGTCACGATCCTCATGTCGGACCGCGGCCTGCCTGTCGCCCCGATGTACATGAACGGCTACGGTTCGCACACCTATTCGTTCTGGAACGATGCCAGCGAGCGTTTCTGGGTGAAGTTCCACTTCAAGACCCAGCAGGGCCATAAGTTCTACACCAATGCCGAGGCAGAAGCCCTCATTGGCAAGTCGCGCGAAACGTATCAGGAAGAGCTGTTCGGCGGCATCGAGCGCGGCGAGTTCCCGAAATGGACCGTTCAGGTCCAGATCATGACCGAGGCGCAAGCAGACCAGACGTCATACAATCCGTTCGACCTGACCAAGGTCTGGCCGCACGGTGAATTCCCGCCACTCGAAATCGGTGTCATGGAACTCAACCGCAATGCCGACAACTACTTCGCCGAGATCGAGCAGGCCGCGTTCTCGCCTTCCAATGTCGTCCCCGGCATCGGCCACTCGCCGGACAAGATGCTGCAGGCCCGCGTCTTCTCCTATGCGGACGCCCATCGCTATCGCCTCGGCACGCATTACGAAGCGCTCCCCGTCAACCAGCCGAAATGCCCGGTCCATCATTACCACAAGGACGGCCAGATGAATTTCTTCGGCCAGAAGACCGGCAATGTCGACGCTTACTACGAGCCGAACAGCTTCTCCGGTGCTGCAGAACAGCCATCGGCGAAGGAGCCGCCGCTGAAGCTTTTGGGTGATGCGGACCGCTACAATCATCGCCTAGGCAATGACGACTACGGCCAGGTCACGGCGCTGTTCAACCTGTTCGACGCCGGTCAGCGCTCGCGCCTGTTCTCCAACATCGCTGCGGCGATGGATGGCGTGCCGGGCGAGATCATCGAACGGCAGCTTGTGCATTTCCAGCGTGTTCATCCTGCCTATGAGGCTGGCGTGCGCGCGGCATTGAAGGAAGCGCATGGCTACGAGGCTAGCGCTATTTCGCAGGAAGAAAAAGGCGTCGCTGCCGAGTAA
- a CDS encoding LysR family transcriptional regulator, with the protein MDRFAAMKTFVRVAELGTLSAAARELGLTQPAISQQVAALERHLDVRLFHRSTRQLALTDGGETYYQHARQILQAVDEAEENAGELSTTLRGNLRVHGPVGFGQMHLSAIIIEFQRLHPDLTIELVLDDRFTDLIAEGVDVAIRLGDLKSSELIARKLATFERILVASPDYIAAHGNPKTPDNLIQHRYIRFSWSPQGESIPLIGPGGALVAPIRSTFLANNAFVLNEALCAGLGIGGVQVPLAQSLLDLG; encoded by the coding sequence ATGGATAGATTCGCTGCGATGAAGACGTTTGTCCGTGTAGCGGAGCTTGGTACTTTGTCTGCAGCGGCGCGCGAACTTGGCCTGACCCAGCCGGCAATCAGCCAGCAGGTGGCAGCTTTGGAGCGGCATCTGGACGTGCGTCTGTTTCACAGGTCAACGCGCCAGCTGGCGCTTACCGACGGTGGCGAAACCTACTACCAGCATGCAAGGCAAATCCTGCAAGCGGTCGACGAGGCGGAAGAGAACGCTGGCGAACTATCCACGACGCTGCGCGGAAACCTTCGCGTTCATGGTCCTGTCGGGTTTGGCCAGATGCATCTTTCAGCCATAATCATAGAATTTCAGCGCCTGCATCCGGACCTCACCATTGAACTCGTCCTAGATGACCGCTTTACCGATCTGATCGCGGAAGGCGTCGACGTCGCGATCCGCCTTGGCGACCTGAAGTCCTCTGAATTGATCGCCAGAAAACTCGCCACATTCGAACGCATTCTCGTGGCTTCGCCGGATTATATCGCTGCGCACGGCAATCCCAAGACACCGGACAACCTTATCCAGCATCGCTACATCCGGTTCTCATGGTCACCACAGGGCGAATCGATTCCCCTGATCGGCCCTGGTGGCGCTCTCGTAGCGCCAATCCGCTCTACGTTCCTCGCCAACAATGCCTTTGTCCTGAATGAAGCACTGTGCGCTGGTCTCGGCATTGGCGGGGTGCAAGTGCCGCTCGCCCAATCACTGCTTGATCTCGGATAA
- the guaA gene encoding glutamine-hydrolyzing GMP synthase, giving the protein MNTPTHPDTVLIVDFGSQVTQLIARRVREAGVYSEIVPFQSAGEAFHRINPKAVILSGSPHSTVDIGSPRAPQEVFDANIPVLGICYGEQTMCAQLGGKVEAGHHREFGRAFLDIQEECALFDGVWAKGTRHQVWMSHGDKVMEIPDGFKVVGTSTGAPFAAIANEAKKYYAVQFHPEVVHTPDGAKLLENFVHRIAGIEDDWSMSAYREKAVDLIRKQVGDKKVICALSGGVDSSVAALLIHEAVGDQLTCILVDHGLMRKNEAADVVQMFREHYNLPLILVNAQDRFIGALEGESDPEKKRKTIGRLFIEVFEEEAKKLAKDGVTADFLAQGTLYPDVIESVSFTGGPSVTIKSHHNVGGLPEHMNMKLVEPLRELFKDEVRVLGKELGLPDHFIGRHPFPGPGLAIRCPGGITREKLEILREADAVYLDEIRKAGLYDVIWQAFAVLLPVQTVGVMGDGRTYEFVCALRAVTSVDGMTADFYHYDMSFLGQAATRIINEVKGINRVVYDVTSKPPGTIEWE; this is encoded by the coding sequence ATGAACACACCCACTCATCCCGATACAGTCCTCATCGTCGATTTCGGCAGTCAGGTGACGCAGCTGATTGCACGGCGCGTGCGTGAAGCCGGCGTCTATTCCGAGATCGTTCCCTTCCAGTCCGCGGGCGAAGCCTTCCACCGCATCAATCCGAAAGCAGTCATCCTTTCGGGCAGTCCGCACTCCACTGTCGATATCGGCAGTCCGCGCGCGCCTCAGGAAGTCTTCGACGCCAATATTCCGGTTCTCGGTATCTGCTATGGCGAACAGACCATGTGCGCCCAGCTCGGCGGCAAGGTCGAGGCAGGGCATCACCGCGAATTCGGCCGCGCCTTTCTCGACATTCAGGAAGAATGCGCCCTGTTCGATGGCGTCTGGGCCAAGGGCACACGCCATCAGGTGTGGATGAGCCATGGCGACAAGGTTATGGAGATACCGGATGGCTTCAAGGTCGTCGGCACTTCCACCGGCGCGCCCTTCGCGGCGATCGCCAACGAGGCCAAAAAATACTACGCCGTGCAGTTCCACCCGGAAGTGGTGCACACGCCGGATGGCGCAAAGCTCCTGGAAAACTTTGTCCATCGCATCGCCGGAATTGAAGACGACTGGTCGATGTCGGCCTACCGCGAAAAGGCGGTCGATCTCATCCGCAAGCAGGTCGGCGACAAGAAAGTCATCTGTGCTTTGTCTGGCGGTGTCGACTCTTCCGTTGCGGCCCTGTTGATCCATGAAGCGGTTGGCGACCAACTGACCTGTATCCTCGTCGATCATGGCCTGATGCGTAAGAACGAAGCCGCCGATGTCGTCCAGATGTTCCGCGAGCATTATAATCTGCCATTGATTCTCGTGAACGCACAGGACCGGTTCATCGGTGCGCTCGAAGGCGAATCCGACCCCGAGAAGAAGCGCAAGACGATTGGCAGACTTTTCATCGAAGTCTTTGAAGAGGAAGCCAAAAAGCTTGCCAAGGACGGTGTGACAGCCGATTTCCTTGCACAGGGCACGCTCTATCCCGACGTCATCGAAAGCGTCTCCTTCACCGGCGGTCCGTCGGTGACGATCAAGTCCCATCACAATGTCGGCGGGCTTCCCGAACATATGAACATGAAGCTGGTCGAGCCCTTACGCGAACTCTTCAAGGATGAAGTGCGGGTGCTTGGCAAGGAGCTTGGCTTGCCGGACCATTTCATCGGCCGTCATCCCTTCCCGGGGCCGGGTCTCGCAATACGCTGTCCAGGCGGCATCACGCGTGAAAAGCTGGAAATCCTGCGCGAAGCCGACGCGGTCTATCTCGACGAGATCCGCAAGGCCGGTCTCTACGATGTTATCTGGCAGGCTTTTGCCGTGCTACTGCCGGTGCAGACCGTCGGCGTCATGGGCGATGGCCGCACCTATGAGTTTGTCTGCGCCCTGCGCGCAGTAACCTCGGTCGATGGCATGACCGCGGATTTCTACCACTATGACATGAGTTTCCTTGGACAGGCTGCAACCCGTATCATTAATGAAGTCAAAGGCATCAACCGCGTTGTCTATGATGTGACTTCAAAGCCACCCGGTACAATAGAGTGGGAGTAG
- a CDS encoding TspO/MBR family protein: MHIRSQALLLFLVLVTGGGLVIGYITLPGEWYAGLVKPSFNPPSWIWTILYILIAIAGWQVWDRGLSLPQDFRWAQLALNFLWSPTFFGFQQMGLALIVIVLLLITIIGFIKVTWSSEPVSALLFVPYLLWVAFASPLNVSLWRLNAG, encoded by the coding sequence ATGCATATCCGATCCCAAGCGCTTCTGTTGTTTCTCGTATTGGTTACCGGCGGCGGTCTCGTCATTGGCTACATCACTCTTCCCGGTGAATGGTACGCCGGTCTCGTCAAACCTTCCTTCAATCCACCGAGCTGGATATGGACGATCCTCTACATCCTCATAGCCATCGCCGGCTGGCAGGTGTGGGATCGTGGATTGAGCCTGCCCCAAGATTTCCGGTGGGCGCAACTGGCACTGAACTTTCTCTGGTCGCCGACATTTTTCGGCTTCCAGCAGATGGGCCTCGCGCTCATCGTGATCGTCCTTCTACTCATAACCATCATCGGCTTCATCAAGGTGACGTGGAGTTCCGAGCCGGTATCGGCGCTTTTGTTCGTGCCTTACCTGTTGTGGGTGGCTTTCGCGTCGCCTCTCAATGTATCACTTTGGAGGCTCAATGCAGGCTGA
- a CDS encoding LysR family transcriptional regulator produces MEIRDLETFLAVMSTGSITGAARLLDRSQSQVTRLIQDLETSLGFPLFERNGPKIAPTDQGIAFHDDAERFVCGIGHLGDRAKAIAAREPEPIELAATPAFASGIIPLALAELSEERLPHVIHLRSMPAEAAVQSVLARTADFCVTSLPAEQPGLKVQGFFEGRCVAAVAPHDPLAVQAVISIADIADRTLVTMANPFRLRHHVDQALEAANVRPKRVIATNAAMNAVQIASTGLGVAIIEPATAFGLLSAPVAIRPLDVNIPFLWAIFSAGARPLSACAHELIERIVRIASERMPDFISHDPRQMARISDRTFAGKSARSASQPDIKRSRGRLEESARERNMSLPKSKRRVT; encoded by the coding sequence ATGGAAATCCGCGACCTGGAAACGTTTCTGGCAGTCATGTCGACCGGTAGTATAACCGGCGCCGCCCGTCTGCTTGATCGTTCCCAGTCGCAGGTGACGCGCCTGATACAGGATCTGGAAACCTCGCTCGGCTTTCCGCTGTTCGAGCGCAACGGCCCCAAGATTGCCCCAACCGACCAGGGTATCGCATTTCATGACGATGCCGAGCGTTTCGTCTGTGGCATAGGCCATTTAGGCGATCGGGCAAAAGCGATTGCCGCGAGGGAGCCTGAGCCGATCGAACTTGCTGCAACTCCAGCTTTTGCAAGCGGCATCATTCCGCTCGCGCTCGCCGAATTGTCCGAAGAGCGTCTGCCGCACGTCATCCATCTTCGCAGCATGCCCGCGGAGGCAGCCGTTCAGTCGGTCCTTGCGAGGACTGCGGATTTCTGCGTGACATCGCTACCGGCCGAGCAACCTGGGCTTAAGGTGCAGGGTTTTTTTGAGGGGCGATGCGTCGCCGCGGTTGCGCCGCACGATCCGCTCGCGGTCCAGGCGGTCATTTCAATCGCCGATATCGCCGATCGCACGCTGGTGACCATGGCCAATCCGTTCCGTCTGCGCCATCATGTCGACCAGGCGCTGGAGGCCGCAAATGTGCGGCCCAAGCGCGTCATAGCTACCAATGCGGCCATGAATGCAGTGCAGATCGCGTCGACTGGCCTTGGGGTGGCGATCATCGAGCCTGCAACGGCCTTTGGCCTACTATCGGCGCCCGTCGCGATCCGCCCGCTGGATGTTAATATTCCCTTCCTCTGGGCGATCTTTTCTGCCGGCGCCCGTCCGCTATCAGCCTGCGCGCATGAGCTGATCGAGCGTATCGTGCGCATTGCATCCGAGCGGATGCCGGATTTCATCAGTCATGATCCGCGCCAGATGGCGCGCATCTCCGACAGGACCTTCGCCGGGAAGAGCGCTCGAAGCGCAAGTCAGCCTGATATTAAGCGAAGCAGGGGTCGCCTCGAAGAAAGCGCCCGGGAACGAAATATGAGCCTGCCAAAATCAAAGAGGAGAGTGACATGA
- a CDS encoding hydrogen peroxide-inducible genes activator yields MFSVRQMRYFDILANTLHFRKAAEMARISQPALSAQIAEMELLLGATLFERTRRTVVLTEMGRRLLPRIRGILDEIRSLEELAGQRRGTLRGRLRLGIIPTIAPYLLPLLIPDLRGAYPELTIELREAVTSKLVEDLRLGDLDAIIAALPIEGEGTVAKPLFRDRFLIATSNNDIDILTSPMTQEDVALERLLLLEEGHCLRDQALAVCSNVKQRQLVNYGATSMATLLQMVSHGMGLTLIPEIAVRTEASRNNVRIVAFADPEPSREIGLIWRRQSERREDFEALAAAIVDCSRRLMISADELNDLAA; encoded by the coding sequence ATGTTTTCAGTTCGCCAAATGCGCTATTTCGACATTCTCGCCAACACACTGCATTTCCGCAAAGCGGCGGAGATGGCACGCATATCCCAGCCTGCCCTCTCGGCGCAGATCGCAGAAATGGAGTTGCTCCTGGGAGCCACGCTGTTCGAGCGGACGCGGCGGACGGTCGTGCTTACGGAGATGGGCAGGCGTCTGCTGCCGCGCATACGCGGCATTCTCGATGAAATTCGCTCGCTTGAGGAACTTGCGGGACAGAGGCGTGGCACCTTGAGAGGACGGCTGCGGCTTGGCATTATTCCGACGATTGCGCCCTATCTGCTGCCGCTGCTGATCCCGGATCTCCGTGGAGCCTATCCCGAACTTACGATCGAGCTGCGTGAAGCAGTTACCTCGAAGCTGGTCGAGGATCTGCGCCTTGGCGATCTGGACGCTATTATTGCGGCCCTGCCGATCGAAGGCGAAGGGACGGTCGCCAAACCGCTATTTCGCGACCGCTTCCTGATCGCAACATCGAACAATGATATCGACATCCTCACCTCACCCATGACACAGGAAGACGTGGCGCTTGAGCGGTTGCTTCTGCTTGAGGAGGGTCATTGCCTGCGCGATCAGGCGCTTGCCGTGTGCAGCAATGTGAAGCAGCGCCAATTGGTCAACTACGGCGCGACCAGCATGGCGACGCTATTGCAGATGGTCAGTCATGGCATGGGACTGACGCTGATCCCCGAGATTGCCGTACGCACCGAAGCCAGCCGCAATAACGTACGCATCGTTGCTTTTGCCGATCCTGAACCATCACGCGAAATCGGCTTGATCTGGCGCAGGCAGAGCGAGCGGCGCGAGGACTTCGAAGCCTTGGCAGCGGCAATCGTCGATTGCAGCCGCCGGTTGATGATTTCGGCGGATGAACTGAATGATCTCGCCGCCTAG
- a CDS encoding MAPEG family protein, translating into MSQTAIFWPMIALTFLIYCVYAVLMLRRRQAVLSGQASARDFKLPLKEPEASVATVRNLINLYELPMLFYVVCLALYAVNGATLLAVVIAWCFVAMRVVHTYVHITSNRLAFRQPIFVLGFILNGALWVMLTLHLAVPPVV; encoded by the coding sequence ATGTCACAAACCGCAATTTTCTGGCCGATGATCGCGCTGACTTTTCTTATTTATTGTGTCTATGCTGTCCTTATGCTTCGCCGTCGGCAAGCCGTTCTCAGCGGCCAGGCCAGTGCAAGGGATTTCAAGCTGCCGTTGAAAGAGCCAGAGGCCAGCGTTGCGACGGTTCGCAATTTGATCAATCTTTACGAATTGCCGATGCTGTTTTATGTCGTCTGCCTGGCGCTCTATGCCGTCAACGGCGCCACGTTGCTTGCCGTAGTCATCGCCTGGTGTTTTGTGGCCATGCGTGTGGTCCACACCTATGTGCACATAACGTCCAACCGGCTTGCCTTTCGCCAGCCGATCTTCGTCCTCGGCTTTATCCTCAATGGGGCGTTGTGGGTCATGCTGACATTGCACCTCGCCGTCCCACCCGTCGTCTAG
- a CDS encoding NAD/NADP-dependent octopine/nopaline dehydrogenase family protein translates to MRIGILGAGAIAFGVVAFLAKAGHQPVLWSPSGVRIRELAEGASLIATGAIEFSGPVAVARDCAEAISGADVIIVALPANGHRLAFDAALPHLRSGQPVIISSHSSFGALYLAKRLAERGVRLPIIVWGTTLITGRQQSDSVSVSVNTVRQKIDVATLPKSVAAEGKALCIKLFGDRFVERDGLLAIALSNLNPQNHLGIALLNLTRMEKGETWGQGEHVTPAVGHLIEALDLERLRIAESFGLSVRTVQEHFSLSFHVPMGTVSEMNQQMHREGRGGFGPATANSRYIYEDVPFGLVPTSLLGRIAGRPAVLHEAGTSLFSAAVGRNLVSDNDLLPDLALDKLSAAALTTICEEWPTAEKHR, encoded by the coding sequence ATGCGTATAGGTATTCTGGGCGCAGGCGCAATCGCTTTCGGCGTGGTGGCTTTCCTTGCCAAAGCCGGCCACCAGCCGGTTCTCTGGTCGCCGTCCGGCGTTCGCATTCGCGAGCTCGCCGAGGGCGCTTCGCTGATCGCGACGGGTGCAATCGAGTTTTCCGGTCCCGTTGCGGTAGCCCGCGATTGCGCCGAAGCGATCTCCGGAGCCGACGTTATTATCGTTGCCTTGCCCGCCAACGGCCATCGCCTGGCATTCGATGCTGCCCTGCCGCATCTCAGATCCGGCCAACCCGTGATCATCAGTTCGCACAGTTCCTTCGGAGCACTTTACCTCGCAAAGCGGCTGGCGGAGCGCGGTGTACGGTTGCCCATCATCGTCTGGGGAACGACCCTTATTACTGGCCGTCAGCAATCGGATAGCGTGAGCGTTTCGGTCAATACCGTCCGTCAGAAAATCGACGTCGCAACGCTGCCAAAATCCGTGGCGGCAGAGGGGAAGGCGCTTTGCATCAAACTCTTCGGCGACCGTTTCGTCGAGCGCGACGGGCTTCTCGCTATTGCACTGTCGAACCTCAACCCACAGAACCATCTTGGTATCGCGCTTCTCAACTTAACCCGTATGGAGAAAGGTGAGACATGGGGACAGGGCGAACACGTCACCCCCGCGGTGGGGCACTTGATCGAGGCGCTTGACCTTGAACGACTCCGGATCGCCGAGAGCTTCGGACTTTCCGTCAGGACTGTGCAGGAGCATTTCTCGCTCTCGTTCCACGTGCCGATGGGCACTGTTTCGGAGATGAACCAGCAGATGCACCGCGAGGGCCGCGGCGGCTTCGGCCCAGCAACCGCCAACAGCCGATATATCTACGAAGACGTGCCCTTCGGACTCGTACCGACCAGCCTCCTTGGCCGCATTGCCGGCCGGCCGGCTGTGCTGCATGAAGCAGGCACCAGCTTGTTTTCGGCGGCGGTGGGCCGCAACCTCGTCTCAGACAACGACCTGTTGCCGGATCTGGCGCTTGACAAGCTTTCGGCGGCAGCCCTCACGACAATCTGCGAAGAGTGGCCCACCGCGGAGAAGCACCGCTGA
- a CDS encoding 5'-methylthioadenosine/S-adenosylhomocysteine nucleosidase (Enables the cleavage of the glycosidic bond in both 5'-methylthioadenosine and S-adenosylhomocysteine), protein MFEDVTMIGGKNVLFVMAVDAEYGPHLQRLFTPLITGVGPVEAAVSVSATLASLAANGALPDLVVSLGSAGSRTLEQTEVYQVTSVSYRDMDASALGFKKGATPFLNLPILVPLGYHIPGVKEASLSTGANIVSGSAYDQIDADMVEMETFAVLRACQRFELPLIGLRGISDGSADLRHVDDWKEYLHVIDEKLAVAVEAMAAAIEDHSLNI, encoded by the coding sequence ATGTTTGAGGATGTAACGATGATTGGTGGGAAGAATGTCCTTTTTGTCATGGCCGTCGATGCGGAATACGGGCCGCATCTGCAGCGGCTTTTCACGCCGCTGATAACCGGGGTTGGTCCGGTGGAGGCAGCTGTGAGTGTGTCGGCAACGCTGGCAAGCCTTGCAGCAAATGGTGCCCTGCCAGACCTTGTCGTGTCGCTGGGTTCAGCCGGTTCGCGCACGCTCGAACAGACGGAAGTGTATCAGGTCACCAGCGTTTCGTACCGCGACATGGATGCTTCCGCGTTGGGGTTCAAGAAAGGCGCAACTCCCTTTCTGAATCTGCCGATTTTGGTCCCGCTTGGCTATCATATACCCGGTGTGAAGGAGGCTTCCCTATCGACCGGCGCCAACATCGTCTCCGGCAGCGCCTATGATCAGATCGATGCGGATATGGTGGAGATGGAAACCTTCGCAGTGCTGCGCGCATGCCAGCGCTTCGAGCTGCCGCTCATCGGCCTACGCGGCATTTCCGACGGCTCGGCGGACCTTCGCCATGTGGATGACTGGAAGGAATATCTGCACGTCATCGATGAAAAGCTGGCGGTTGCCGTCGAGGCAATGGCTGCAGCGATTGAGGATCATTCGTTGAATATTTGA